A single window of Carettochelys insculpta isolate YL-2023 chromosome 13, ASM3395843v1, whole genome shotgun sequence DNA harbors:
- the MMGT1 gene encoding ER membrane protein complex subunit 5, translating into MAAASLWKGLVGIGLFALAHAAFSAAQHRSYMRLTEKEDETLPIDIVLQTLLAFAVTCYGIVHIAGEFKDMDATSELKNKTFDTLRNHPSFYVFNHRGRVLFQSPDIANSSSNQDALSSNASLKLRKLEPLRR; encoded by the exons ATGGCGGCGGCCTCGCTCTGGAAGGGGTTGGTGGGGATCGGACTCTTCGCCTTGGCCCACGCCGCCTTCTCCGCCGCGCAGC ACCGTTCCTATATGAGATTAACAGAAAAGGAAGATGAAACATTACCAATAGAT ATAGTTCTTCAAACACTGTTGGCCTTTGCAGTTACGTGTTATGGAATAGTACATATTGCAGGAGAATTTAAAGACATGGATGCCACTTCAGAACTAAAAAATAA GACATTTGACACATTAAGGAACCATCCATCTTTTTACGTATTTAACCATCGTGGTAGAGTATTGTTCCAGTCTCCAGATATAGCGAATTCTTCTTCAAACCAAGATGCTTTATCATCCAACGCGTCACTGAAGTTACGAAAACTTGAACCTCTGCGCCGTTAA